The Catellatospora citrea DNA segment ACCGGCGACCCGCTCGCGGCGCTGATCCCGTCCCACGTCACCCTGCTCGGCCCGACCATGCTGCCGGTCTCCGCCGACCTGGACCGCCGCCTCGACGAGCTGCTGCACAGCGTGGCCGAGCAGAACGCGCCGTTCTCCATCCAGCTGCGCGGCACCGGCACCTTCCGGCCGGTCAGCCAGGTGGTGTTCGTGGCGCTGGCGACCGGCATCGGGGAGTGCGAGCAGCTGGCCGGCGCGATCCGCACCGGTCCGCTGGCCCGGGACCTGGCCCACCCGTACCACCCGCACGTCACCATCGGCCACGACGTGCCGGAGCCCGCGCTCGACGACGTCTTCGACCGCATGGCCGACTACTCGGCCCGCTTCGACGTCGACCACTTCACCCGCTACGAGCACAACGGCAGCGGCAGCTGGCAGCCCATCCGGGACTACGCCCTGCGCGGCTGACGCCCCGCCCCGCCGCGCTCCGCGAAGCGAGATCGCCTGCAGTTTCGGGGAAACCGCGCGTACGAGTGGCTCGTTTCGTGCGGTTTCCCCGAAAGTGCGGAGCAGGGAGCGGTGTCAGGCGCCGGTGAGGCGGGCGGAGATGCGGGCGAAGCCCGCCTTCAGCTCGGCGGCGCTGGGGGCCTCGACGATGTGGTCGTCGTGGTCATGATCGTGGTCATGATCGTGCTCGTCGTCCGCGTCGTCGTCGAGCACGTCGTCGATCTCGTCGGCCTCCTGCGCGGCCAGGTCCTGCGCGTTGGCGATCTCCGCGCGGATCTGGTCCAGCGAGGTCGCCGGGAGCAGCGGTTCGACGACCGCCATCAGGTCCTCGTCGGCGACGACGTGCTGCGCGAGCGCGAGGGCGTGCGGGCGCTCGTACGGCCCGCAGACCACCGGCTCCCACTCCTCGTCGTCGTCGAGCGGGCCGAAGGTGATGATCCAGGGAAGGTCCAGCTGCGGCGATCCGGCCGGCAGCTCCAAAGTCACGAGTGCACCCACGCGACCATCATCGAGCTTCGCGATGCTTTTCGGGGGTCTTCGGCGTATCCGGCGCGTCGGAGTCGTCCGGGCCCTCCAGCCGAGCGGCCCGATCCGCGGCGTCGTCCTCGGTCTCGGCCTGCACCGCCTCCGCCTCGGCCTTGGCGATGTCGCCGGGCGGCACCCACTCCAGATGGTGCTTG contains these protein-coding regions:
- a CDS encoding 2'-5' RNA ligase family protein; the encoded protein is MERTIGIAIGIPQPWGAELDAARASTGDPLAALIPSHVTLLGPTMLPVSADLDRRLDELLHSVAEQNAPFSIQLRGTGTFRPVSQVVFVALATGIGECEQLAGAIRTGPLARDLAHPYHPHVTIGHDVPEPALDDVFDRMADYSARFDVDHFTRYEHNGSGSWQPIRDYALRG